Proteins from a genomic interval of Gopherus evgoodei ecotype Sinaloan lineage chromosome 7, rGopEvg1_v1.p, whole genome shotgun sequence:
- the LOC115654455 gene encoding acylphosphatase-2-like isoform X1 yields MPPTPSQSPPPLSGPAIQLPSAAHHTSPCRVMASSGLWALDYEVYGDVQGVFFRKYTEDQGKKLGVVGWVKNTPYGTVTGQVQGPKEKIEIMKNWLRNVGSPMSRIDRAVFSNEREISTLEFPNFTTKY; encoded by the exons ATGCCTCCAACTCcctcgcagtctcccccgccgCTCTCCGGTCCAGCCATCCAG CTCCCATCTGCAGCCCACCACACTAGCCCATGCCGTGTCATGGCTTCCTCAGGACTCTGGGCCCTGGATTATGAGGTCTATGGGGACGTGCAAG GTGTCTTCTTTAGAAAG TACACAGAAGACCAGGGCAAGAAGCTGGGGGTGGTCGGCTGGGTGAAGAACACCCCCTATGGGACTGTGACTGGGCAGGTGCAAGGGCCCAAGGAGAAGATTGAGATCAT gaAGAACTGGCTGCGCAATGTGGGGAGCCCGATGTCCCGCATTGACCGGGCTGTCTTCTCCAATGAGAGGGAGATCTCCACCCTGGAATTCCCAAATTTCACCACCAAGTACTAG
- the LOC115654455 gene encoding acylphosphatase-2-like isoform X2, with the protein MLCCKPLFTPTSSHLQPTTLAHAVSWLPQDSGPWIMRSMGTCKYTEDQGKKLGVVGWVKNTPYGTVTGQVQGPKEKIEIMKNWLRNVGSPMSRIDRAVFSNEREISTLEFPNFTTKY; encoded by the exons ATGCTGTGCTGCAAACCCTTGTTCACTCCCACCAGCTCCCATCTGCAGCCCACCACACTAGCCCATGCCGTGTCATGGCTTCCTCAGGACTCTGGGCCCTGGATTATGAGGTCTATGGGGACGTGCAAG TACACAGAAGACCAGGGCAAGAAGCTGGGGGTGGTCGGCTGGGTGAAGAACACCCCCTATGGGACTGTGACTGGGCAGGTGCAAGGGCCCAAGGAGAAGATTGAGATCAT gaAGAACTGGCTGCGCAATGTGGGGAGCCCGATGTCCCGCATTGACCGGGCTGTCTTCTCCAATGAGAGGGAGATCTCCACCCTGGAATTCCCAAATTTCACCACCAAGTACTAG
- the LOC115654455 gene encoding acylphosphatase-2-like isoform X3, with protein sequence MASSGLWALDYEVYGDVQGVFFRKYTEDQGKKLGVVGWVKNTPYGTVTGQVQGPKEKIEIMKNWLRNVGSPMSRIDRAVFSNEREISTLEFPNFTTKY encoded by the exons ATGGCTTCCTCAGGACTCTGGGCCCTGGATTATGAGGTCTATGGGGACGTGCAAG GTGTCTTCTTTAGAAAG TACACAGAAGACCAGGGCAAGAAGCTGGGGGTGGTCGGCTGGGTGAAGAACACCCCCTATGGGACTGTGACTGGGCAGGTGCAAGGGCCCAAGGAGAAGATTGAGATCAT gaAGAACTGGCTGCGCAATGTGGGGAGCCCGATGTCCCGCATTGACCGGGCTGTCTTCTCCAATGAGAGGGAGATCTCCACCCTGGAATTCCCAAATTTCACCACCAAGTACTAG
- the LOC115654455 gene encoding acylphosphatase-2-like isoform X4 produces MRSMGTCKYTEDQGKKLGVVGWVKNTPYGTVTGQVQGPKEKIEIMKNWLRNVGSPMSRIDRAVFSNEREISTLEFPNFTTKY; encoded by the exons ATGAGGTCTATGGGGACGTGCAAG TACACAGAAGACCAGGGCAAGAAGCTGGGGGTGGTCGGCTGGGTGAAGAACACCCCCTATGGGACTGTGACTGGGCAGGTGCAAGGGCCCAAGGAGAAGATTGAGATCAT gaAGAACTGGCTGCGCAATGTGGGGAGCCCGATGTCCCGCATTGACCGGGCTGTCTTCTCCAATGAGAGGGAGATCTCCACCCTGGAATTCCCAAATTTCACCACCAAGTACTAG